One part of the Microbacterium saperdae genome encodes these proteins:
- a CDS encoding alpha-ketoacid dehydrogenase subunit beta gives MTLETMPFSRALNAGMRKAMENDPKVLLMGEDIGKLGGVFRVTEHLQRDFGDRRVLDTPLAESGIVGTAIGLAMTGFRPVIEIQFDGFVFPAFDQITTQLAKLTNRHEGALSLPIVIRIPYGGHIGAVEHHQESPEAYFAHTPGLRVVSPSTPNDAYWMIQEAIASKDPVIFMEPKSKYWQKGEVDLDASAVPLHASRVVRTGTDVTLVGHGAMVTVLLQAAALAEAEGTSCEVVDVRSLSPIDYAPILDSVRKTGHMVYVQEAQGFTSIGSEVAATVMERAFYALEAPVLRVSGYDTPFPPAKLEGSYLPDADRILEAVDRSLAY, from the coding sequence ATGACCCTCGAGACGATGCCGTTCAGCCGCGCGCTGAACGCCGGTATGCGCAAGGCCATGGAGAACGACCCGAAGGTCCTGCTCATGGGTGAGGACATCGGCAAGCTCGGCGGCGTCTTCCGCGTGACCGAGCACCTGCAGCGCGACTTCGGCGACCGTCGCGTGCTCGACACCCCGCTCGCGGAGTCCGGCATCGTCGGCACCGCGATCGGACTGGCGATGACGGGCTTCCGTCCGGTCATCGAGATCCAGTTCGACGGCTTCGTGTTCCCCGCGTTCGACCAGATCACCACCCAGCTCGCGAAGCTGACCAACCGGCACGAGGGCGCGCTGAGCCTGCCGATCGTGATCCGCATCCCCTACGGCGGGCACATCGGCGCGGTCGAGCACCACCAGGAGAGCCCGGAGGCGTACTTCGCGCACACCCCGGGGCTGCGCGTGGTGTCGCCCTCGACCCCGAACGACGCGTACTGGATGATCCAGGAAGCCATCGCGTCGAAGGACCCCGTGATCTTCATGGAGCCCAAGAGCAAGTACTGGCAGAAGGGCGAGGTCGACCTCGACGCGTCCGCCGTGCCGCTGCACGCCTCGCGCGTGGTGCGCACCGGCACCGACGTCACACTCGTCGGGCACGGGGCCATGGTCACGGTGCTGCTGCAGGCGGCCGCGCTCGCCGAAGCCGAGGGCACCAGCTGCGAGGTCGTCGACGTGCGCTCGCTGTCGCCGATCGACTATGCACCGATCCTCGACTCCGTGCGCAAGACCGGGCACATGGTCTACGTGCAGGAGGCGCAGGGCTTCACCAGCATCGGCAGCGAGGTCGCGGCGACCGTGATGGAGCGCGCGTTCTATGCGCTCGAGGCGCCGGTGCTGCGCGTCTCCGGGTACGACACCCCGTTCCCGCCCGCGAAACTCGAGGGCTCCTATCTGCCGGATGCCGACCGCATCCTCGAAGCCGTCGATCGCTCGCTGGCCTACTGA
- a CDS encoding thiamine pyrophosphate-dependent dehydrogenase E1 component subunit alpha — protein MTSSETELVRVLEADGRFAPSPAAEQYLPLIEAISGAELEQFYRDMVVIRAIDTQATNLQRQGQLALWPPSRGQEAAQVGSGRAARAQDTIFPSYREHAVTRIRGVDPVDIIKLMRGVSHGGWDPTDPKNGNTRLYTLVLGSQVLHATGYAMGLEFDGKSGTGDVDRDAAVIVYYGDGASSQGDVHEAMVFAASYQAPTVFFLQNNQWAISVPVATQSRVPLVQRSAGYGIPSVRVDGNDVLASYAVSRVALDEARSGKGPRAIEAVTYRLGAHTTSDDPTKYRGSDEEESWALRDPIVRMRAFLESKGASASFFADVETEGADAAEDLRARTVALGPPPAGKIFDHVYSEPHPLIDEQKAWRAQYEASFEGDQA, from the coding sequence GTGACCTCGTCAGAGACTGAACTCGTCCGCGTCCTCGAGGCGGATGGCCGCTTCGCGCCCAGTCCGGCTGCCGAACAGTATCTGCCGTTGATCGAAGCGATCAGCGGCGCAGAGCTCGAGCAGTTCTACCGGGACATGGTCGTCATCCGTGCCATCGACACCCAGGCGACCAACCTGCAGCGCCAGGGACAGCTCGCCCTGTGGCCGCCGAGCCGGGGGCAGGAGGCGGCGCAGGTCGGCTCCGGTCGCGCCGCCCGTGCGCAGGACACGATCTTCCCCTCGTACCGCGAGCACGCGGTCACGCGCATCCGCGGCGTCGACCCGGTCGACATCATCAAGCTGATGCGCGGCGTCTCGCACGGCGGGTGGGACCCCACAGACCCGAAGAACGGCAACACGCGGCTGTACACGCTGGTGCTCGGTTCCCAGGTGCTGCACGCCACCGGCTACGCCATGGGACTCGAGTTCGACGGCAAGTCCGGCACCGGCGACGTCGACCGCGACGCCGCGGTCATCGTCTACTACGGCGACGGCGCCTCCAGCCAGGGGGACGTGCACGAGGCGATGGTCTTCGCTGCGAGCTACCAGGCGCCGACCGTCTTCTTCCTGCAGAACAACCAGTGGGCCATCTCCGTCCCGGTCGCGACCCAGTCGCGGGTTCCGCTCGTGCAGCGCAGCGCCGGCTACGGCATCCCGAGCGTCCGCGTCGACGGCAACGATGTGCTCGCCAGCTACGCCGTGTCGCGCGTCGCCCTCGACGAGGCCCGCAGCGGCAAAGGCCCGCGGGCGATCGAGGCGGTCACCTACCGACTCGGCGCCCACACCACGAGCGACGACCCCACGAAGTACCGCGGCAGCGATGAGGAGGAGTCCTGGGCGCTGCGCGACCCGATCGTCCGCATGCGCGCATTCCTCGAGAGCAAGGGCGCCTCGGCATCCTTCTTCGCGGATGTCGAGACCGAGGGAGCGGATGCTGCGGAGGACCTCCGTGCCCGCACCGTCGCGCTCGGCCCGCCGCCCGCCGGCAAGATCTTCGACCACGTCTACAGCGAGCCGCATCCGCTGATCGACGAGCAGAAGGCATGGCGCGCGCAGTACGAGGCGTCGTTCGAAGGAGACCAGGCATGA
- a CDS encoding histidinol-phosphate transaminase — protein MTVTEPILPRIRPAIAALAPYRQGKQAGPDAFKLSSNENPFDPLPSVIAALQHTTPINRYPDATATRLRERLGARHGVEPDQVHVAAGSVSILHQLILATASVGDEVIYAWRSFEAYPSLPLVAGATGVQVPLTAESRHDLDAMADAVTDRTRAIILCTPNNPTGPIITSAEFAAFVARVPSDILIILDEAYAEFVTATDAVDGLAERVFEAHPNVVVLRTFSKAYGLAGLRIGYAIGNEKVLDAARTTGIPLSVTSAAENAAIASLDAEAELLERVAVIVERRTLLVDGLRAQGWDVPDAQANFVWLPTGDGTDDAAAAFVAADLIVRPFSGDGIRISVGEHESVEKVLQVSASIVRTLQPEDSNLG, from the coding sequence ATGACTGTGACCGAGCCGATCCTGCCCCGCATCCGTCCCGCCATCGCCGCCCTCGCGCCGTATCGCCAGGGCAAGCAGGCGGGCCCGGACGCGTTCAAGCTGTCGAGCAACGAGAACCCGTTCGATCCGCTCCCCTCGGTGATCGCGGCGCTCCAGCACACGACGCCGATCAATCGCTACCCGGACGCCACCGCCACCCGCCTGCGCGAGCGCCTCGGTGCGCGCCACGGCGTCGAGCCCGACCAGGTGCACGTCGCCGCGGGAAGCGTGTCGATCCTGCATCAGCTGATCCTCGCGACCGCCTCGGTCGGCGATGAGGTCATCTACGCGTGGCGCTCGTTCGAGGCGTACCCCAGCCTGCCGCTCGTCGCCGGAGCGACCGGGGTGCAGGTGCCCCTCACGGCGGAATCGCGCCACGACCTCGATGCGATGGCGGATGCCGTGACCGATCGCACGCGTGCGATCATCCTGTGCACCCCCAACAACCCGACCGGCCCGATCATCACGAGCGCCGAGTTCGCGGCCTTCGTCGCCCGCGTCCCGTCCGACATCCTGATCATTCTGGATGAGGCATATGCCGAGTTCGTGACCGCGACCGATGCGGTCGACGGGCTGGCGGAGCGCGTCTTCGAAGCGCACCCGAACGTGGTCGTGCTGCGTACCTTCTCCAAGGCGTACGGTCTGGCCGGACTGCGCATCGGCTACGCGATCGGCAACGAGAAGGTGCTCGATGCGGCCCGCACCACCGGCATCCCGCTGTCGGTCACGTCCGCGGCCGAGAACGCCGCGATCGCCAGCCTCGATGCAGAGGCCGAACTCCTCGAACGCGTCGCGGTGATCGTCGAGCGCCGTACGCTCCTGGTCGACGGCCTCCGCGCGCAGGGCTGGGATGTGCCGGACGCGCAGGCGAACTTCGTCTGGCTGCCGACCGGAGACGGCACGGATGACGCCGCTGCCGCCTTCGTCGCAGCCGACCTGATCGTGCGCCCGTTCTCGGGCGACGGCATCCGCATATCCGTCGGGGAGCATGAGTCCGTGGAGAAGGTCCTACAGGTTTCCGCATCCATTGTGCGGACCCTCCAGCCCGAGGACTCGAACCTCGGATAG
- a CDS encoding ribbon-helix-helix protein, CopG family, giving the protein MAMTVRLPEELDAQLGELASRRHTSKHALLIEAADRFLREEVTTEEAVSIARGVADRYSELLKKLEDA; this is encoded by the coding sequence ATGGCGATGACAGTGCGACTTCCGGAAGAACTCGATGCGCAGCTCGGTGAGCTGGCTTCGCGACGGCACACTTCCAAGCACGCCCTCCTGATCGAAGCGGCCGACCGCTTCCTCCGCGAGGAGGTGACGACTGAAGAGGCCGTCTCGATCGCGCGCGGCGTCGCCGACCGCTACTCCGAGCTGCTGAAGAAGCTCGAAGACGCATGA
- a CDS encoding type II toxin-antitoxin system death-on-curing family toxin: MTRFIELPHAVGVLDVLGLHIRDIGLLSSALARPSSSMFGVEAYPELEVKAAALLSSLSQNHPLIDGNKRFSWVLTLTFLEMNGVVIEMDTDAAFNLILRAAQSKADLPEIAELLRRHRR; the protein is encoded by the coding sequence ATGACCCGATTCATCGAGCTGCCGCATGCGGTAGGCGTTCTCGATGTGCTCGGCCTGCATATTCGCGACATCGGACTTCTGTCCTCCGCGCTCGCTCGGCCCTCGAGTTCGATGTTCGGAGTCGAGGCCTACCCAGAACTCGAAGTCAAAGCGGCGGCGCTGCTCTCGTCGTTGAGCCAGAACCATCCACTCATCGATGGCAACAAGCGATTCTCCTGGGTGCTCACGCTCACGTTCCTCGAGATGAACGGGGTTGTCATAGAAATGGATACCGACGCTGCCTTCAACCTCATCCTCCGCGCCGCACAAAGCAAGGCGGACCTTCCGGAGATCGCCGAGCTGCTGCGGCGGCATCGACGCTGA
- a CDS encoding phage holin family protein: MRFIIRVVVNAFALWVVTLLPALQVQITAFPPAETLQLVLTLLLVAAIFALVNTIIGTVVKIVAFPLYIITLGLIGFVINGFLLWLTAWITSGFGWGLTVGDFWWGVVAALIISLINGIFGFILRPQSKKPRRD, from the coding sequence ATGCGTTTCATCATCCGAGTCGTCGTCAATGCGTTCGCCCTGTGGGTCGTGACGCTGCTGCCTGCCCTGCAGGTGCAGATCACCGCGTTCCCGCCCGCCGAGACGCTGCAGCTCGTGCTCACACTGCTCCTGGTGGCCGCGATCTTCGCGCTCGTGAACACGATCATCGGCACAGTGGTGAAGATCGTCGCGTTCCCGCTCTACATCATCACGTTGGGCCTCATCGGTTTCGTGATCAACGGTTTCCTGCTCTGGTTGACCGCCTGGATCACGAGCGGCTTCGGCTGGGGCCTCACGGTCGGCGACTTCTGGTGGGGCGTGGTGGCCGCGTTGATCATCTCGCTGATCAACGGCATCTTCGGCTTCATCCTGCGCCCGCAGAGCAAGAAGCCCCGGCGCGACTGA
- a CDS encoding low molecular weight protein-tyrosine-phosphatase → MTSPDPFRVIFVCTGNICRSPMAEVVFRDLAERQGLGSRIVSRSAGTGDWHLGERADHRTIDSLSRRGYDGSQHRAKQFTLASFADNDLIVALDRTHERVLREWAMDEDQEGKVTLLLAFDPDASTHDVPDPYYAGTDMFDSVLGMIETATRGLFRQLEPALRLPRTPRI, encoded by the coding sequence GTGACATCCCCGGATCCCTTCCGCGTGATCTTCGTCTGCACGGGGAACATCTGCCGCTCGCCCATGGCCGAGGTGGTGTTCCGCGATCTCGCCGAGAGGCAGGGACTCGGATCGCGCATCGTCTCGCGCAGCGCCGGCACCGGCGACTGGCACCTCGGCGAACGCGCCGATCACCGGACGATCGACTCACTGTCACGCCGCGGCTACGACGGCTCCCAGCACCGCGCCAAGCAGTTCACGCTGGCGTCGTTCGCCGACAACGACCTGATCGTGGCACTCGACCGCACGCACGAGCGGGTCCTGCGCGAATGGGCGATGGACGAAGACCAGGAGGGCAAGGTCACGCTCCTGCTCGCCTTCGACCCCGACGCATCGACGCACGACGTCCCCGACCCGTACTACGCCGGCACCGACATGTTCGATTCGGTGCTCGGTATGATTGAGACGGCGACGCGGGGCCTGTTCCGCCAGCTCGAGCCCGCTCTTCGTCTCCCCCGCACGCCCCGCATCTGA
- the purB gene encoding adenylosuccinate lyase gives MTFQPSLPPQPLSPLDGRYRAAVTGLADFLSEAGLNRARVEVEVEWLIALTDRSLFETSPLSDADKERLRALYRDFGQNEIDWLAEKEAVTRHDVKAIEYLVRDRLSTLGLDAISELTHFACTSEDINSVSYALTVKRAVESVWLPALDGVIAKLRELAVEHADAAMLSRTHGQPATPSTMGKEIAVFAWRLERVRDQIAASDYLAKFSGATGTWSAHLSADPDADWPTIAREYVEGLGLGFNILTTQIESHDWQVELYDRVRHAGGILHNLATDIWTYISLGYFAQIPVAGATGSSTMPHKINPIRFENAEANLELSGALLGSLSQTLVTSRLQRDLTDSTTQRNIGVAFGHSLLALDNLRRGLNEISLSRHVLLADLDVNWEVLAEAIQTVIRAEVVAGRSTITDPYALLKELTRGHRVGAAELAEFVQGLEIGDAAKQRLLALTPATYTGIAERLAR, from the coding sequence CTGACTTTCCAGCCTTCGCTTCCGCCGCAGCCCCTGAGCCCTCTCGACGGTCGCTACCGCGCCGCCGTGACCGGACTCGCCGACTTCCTCTCGGAGGCCGGACTCAACCGGGCCCGGGTCGAGGTGGAGGTGGAGTGGCTGATCGCCCTGACCGATCGGTCGCTGTTCGAGACGTCCCCGCTGTCCGACGCCGACAAGGAGCGCCTGCGTGCGCTCTACCGCGACTTCGGTCAGAACGAGATCGACTGGCTCGCCGAGAAGGAAGCCGTCACCCGTCACGACGTCAAGGCCATCGAGTACCTCGTGCGTGACCGCCTCTCGACGCTCGGACTCGACGCGATCTCCGAGCTCACCCACTTCGCCTGCACCAGCGAGGACATCAACTCGGTCTCTTACGCCCTCACCGTGAAGCGCGCGGTCGAGAGCGTCTGGCTTCCGGCGCTCGACGGCGTGATCGCCAAACTGCGCGAACTCGCCGTGGAGCACGCGGATGCCGCCATGCTCTCACGCACCCACGGACAACCGGCGACGCCGTCGACCATGGGCAAGGAGATCGCCGTGTTCGCGTGGCGTCTCGAGCGCGTGCGCGACCAGATCGCGGCATCCGACTACCTGGCCAAGTTCTCCGGCGCGACCGGCACCTGGTCGGCGCACCTGTCGGCGGACCCCGACGCCGACTGGCCGACCATCGCCCGCGAGTACGTCGAAGGCCTCGGCCTGGGCTTCAACATCCTCACCACGCAGATCGAGTCGCACGACTGGCAGGTCGAGCTCTACGACCGCGTGCGTCACGCCGGCGGCATCCTGCACAACCTCGCCACCGACATCTGGACCTACATCTCGCTCGGCTACTTCGCGCAGATCCCGGTCGCCGGTGCCACAGGCTCGTCGACCATGCCGCACAAGATCAACCCGATCCGGTTCGAGAACGCCGAAGCGAACCTCGAGCTCTCCGGCGCTCTGCTCGGCTCCCTGTCGCAGACGCTCGTCACGAGCCGCCTGCAGCGCGACCTCACCGACTCCACCACGCAGCGCAACATCGGCGTCGCGTTCGGGCACTCGCTGCTCGCGCTCGACAACCTGCGGCGGGGCCTGAACGAGATCTCGCTCTCGCGCCACGTGCTGCTCGCGGATCTCGACGTGAACTGGGAAGTGCTCGCCGAGGCCATCCAGACCGTCATCCGCGCCGAGGTCGTCGCCGGTCGCTCGACCATCACCGACCCGTACGCCCTCCTGAAGGAGCTCACGCGCGGACACCGTGTGGGCGCGGCCGAACTCGCCGAGTTCGTGCAGGGGCTGGAGATCGGCGACGCGGCCAAGCAGCGCCTGCTCGCCCTGACCCCCGCCACCTACACCGGCATCGCCGAGCGTCTGGCCCGCTGA
- a CDS encoding acyl-CoA synthetase: protein MSAPARAFTARHIQLLRALIAAAAALMITFSSDHSAPVGLAVFSGFVFVTALVQILAAWLVLPAGSRWSSILQAAFGLIAGMVSGIPMWRTDDLFFVVVVTWALFTGGIELLAGIRARRTADPLARDAITVGAFGILLAGALLLIPAGFLQEYTIDKAGTFVLSGIILGVGLFGGYAAIVAVFLGIAGLTPRRADAVADPAAVAGDDAPDTAQSATPTSAELGGDR, encoded by the coding sequence ATGTCTGCCCCTGCCCGCGCGTTCACCGCGCGCCACATCCAGCTGTTGCGCGCGCTGATCGCAGCCGCCGCGGCGCTGATGATCACCTTCTCTTCCGACCACTCGGCTCCGGTCGGGCTGGCCGTGTTCAGCGGCTTCGTGTTCGTGACCGCCCTGGTGCAGATCCTGGCCGCCTGGCTCGTGCTGCCTGCGGGATCCCGCTGGTCCTCGATCCTCCAGGCCGCATTCGGCCTCATCGCCGGCATGGTCAGCGGCATCCCGATGTGGCGCACGGATGACCTGTTCTTCGTCGTCGTGGTCACGTGGGCGCTGTTCACCGGAGGAATCGAGCTGCTCGCCGGCATCCGCGCCCGCCGCACGGCGGATCCGCTCGCCCGCGACGCGATCACGGTCGGTGCCTTCGGCATCCTGCTCGCGGGAGCGCTGCTGCTGATCCCCGCCGGGTTCCTCCAGGAGTACACCATCGACAAGGCCGGCACTTTCGTGCTGTCCGGCATCATCCTCGGTGTGGGGCTGTTCGGCGGATACGCGGCGATCGTCGCGGTCTTCCTCGGCATCGCCGGCCTGACCCCGCGTCGCGCCGACGCCGTGGCGGACCCCGCCGCGGTTGCGGGTGACGATGCCCCTGACACTGCACAGAGCGCGACTCCGACGTCGGCTGAGCTCGGAGGAGACCGATGA
- a CDS encoding sulfurtransferase, producing MSNFTSVDELHALLTEGASVRVLDVRWRLDRPDGHAEYLEGHIPGAVYVPLHSELATHGEPSEGRHPLPSTETLQAAARRWGVRAGDIVVAYDDAKGLAAARAWWLLRQGGIDVRVLAGGIRAWKAAGLPVDTDDVSPEAGDVALDEIGGEALTIDEAAAFSASGVLLDVRAPERYSGETEPLDPVAGHIPGAVNLPTGLHLDPEGKILDRTTVLKTFASVGVTPGASVAAYCGSGITAAHTVLVLDEVGIDARVFPGSWSQWSNTPGRPVATGDQPG from the coding sequence ATGAGCAACTTCACGAGCGTCGACGAGCTGCACGCCCTGCTGACCGAGGGGGCATCCGTGCGGGTGCTCGACGTGCGGTGGCGTCTGGATCGCCCCGACGGTCACGCGGAGTACCTCGAGGGGCACATCCCCGGAGCGGTGTACGTCCCCCTCCACTCCGAGCTGGCCACGCACGGCGAACCCTCGGAGGGGCGCCACCCGCTGCCCTCGACCGAGACGCTGCAGGCGGCAGCACGCCGCTGGGGCGTGCGCGCCGGAGACATCGTGGTCGCGTACGACGACGCGAAGGGGCTCGCCGCGGCTCGCGCCTGGTGGCTGCTGCGTCAGGGCGGCATCGACGTCCGCGTGCTCGCCGGCGGCATCCGTGCGTGGAAGGCGGCCGGCCTGCCGGTCGACACCGACGATGTGTCCCCCGAAGCCGGAGACGTGGCGCTCGACGAGATCGGCGGCGAGGCGCTGACGATCGACGAAGCCGCCGCCTTCTCGGCATCCGGTGTGCTGCTCGACGTCCGTGCGCCGGAGCGCTACAGCGGAGAGACCGAGCCTCTCGATCCCGTGGCCGGGCACATCCCCGGCGCGGTGAACCTCCCGACCGGGCTGCACCTCGACCCGGAGGGCAAGATCCTCGACCGCACCACGGTGCTGAAGACGTTCGCGAGCGTCGGCGTCACGCCCGGCGCTTCTGTCGCGGCCTACTGCGGCTCCGGCATCACAGCGGCGCACACGGTGCTCGTCCTCGACGAGGTCGGCATCGACGCCCGGGTCTTCCCCGGATCGTGGAGCCAGTGGTCGAACACCCCCGGCCGTCCCGTCGCGACCGGCGACCAGCCCGGCTGA
- a CDS encoding DMT family transporter, giving the protein MPSTLRWMRLRPQETALIAVTAIWGSTFLLVHWAMQHSGPWFFVGIRFLVAGLISVVIFRRVLRGIRWRDIGAGVAIGVMIYLGYGLQTVGLQTIDSSTSAFITAMYVPMVPFAQWAVFRKRPPAMAFVGAGLAFVGLVLIAGPDALTLTLGAGEIATMLSTLPIAAEIILISVFAGRIDLGRITIIQLLTAGVLGLLTMPVTGESVPEFSWIWVGCAVGLGAASCIIQLTMNWAQKSVSPTRATIIYAGEPVWAGIIGRIAGERLPATALIGGALVVLGILASELKLVRRRVRD; this is encoded by the coding sequence ATGCCCTCCACCCTGCGTTGGATGCGCTTGCGCCCCCAGGAGACGGCCCTCATCGCGGTCACCGCGATCTGGGGCAGCACGTTCCTGCTCGTGCACTGGGCGATGCAGCATTCCGGCCCGTGGTTCTTCGTCGGCATCCGGTTCCTCGTCGCCGGTCTGATCAGCGTCGTCATCTTCCGACGCGTGCTGCGCGGCATCCGCTGGCGCGACATCGGGGCCGGCGTCGCGATCGGCGTGATGATCTACCTCGGCTACGGTCTGCAGACGGTCGGCCTGCAGACGATCGACAGCAGCACCTCCGCCTTCATCACCGCGATGTACGTGCCGATGGTGCCGTTCGCGCAGTGGGCCGTGTTCCGCAAGCGCCCGCCCGCCATGGCCTTCGTCGGCGCGGGACTCGCGTTCGTCGGACTCGTGCTCATCGCCGGGCCCGACGCCCTCACCTTGACGCTGGGTGCCGGCGAGATCGCGACCATGCTCAGCACTCTGCCGATCGCGGCGGAGATCATCCTGATCAGCGTGTTCGCGGGCAGGATCGACCTGGGCCGCATCACGATCATCCAGCTGCTCACGGCCGGAGTCCTGGGTCTGCTCACGATGCCGGTGACCGGGGAGAGCGTTCCGGAGTTCTCGTGGATCTGGGTCGGTTGCGCGGTGGGTCTGGGGGCGGCGAGCTGCATCATCCAGCTCACGATGAACTGGGCGCAGAAATCGGTCTCCCCCACGCGGGCCACCATCATCTATGCCGGCGAGCCGGTCTGGGCGGGCATCATCGGCCGTATCGCCGGCGAGCGCCTGCCCGCCACGGCGCTGATCGGCGGGGCACTCGTGGTGCTCGGCATCCTCGCCAGCGAGCTGAAGCTCGTGCGGCGGCGTGTGCGGGATTAG
- a CDS encoding GTP cyclohydrolase II, with translation MIETSTVAPVATERTRVRVPLRFGDGFSTTADVVTFDGLVDAREHLLLGLGDWRAALDRAADGGDAPLVRPHSECLTGDVFGSERCDCGPQLREAVERIAAEGGFLLYLRQEGRGIGLYAKLDAYALQDAGLDTYEANVALGHGEDERDYTVAAQMLRAVGTDAIRLLSNNPDKAVQLEALGIEVTERVPTEVHLSESNSRYLQAKRDHTAHTLDLSAA, from the coding sequence ATGATTGAAACTTCAACCGTCGCTCCGGTCGCCACGGAACGCACCCGCGTCCGCGTGCCGCTGCGTTTCGGCGACGGCTTCTCGACCACGGCCGACGTCGTGACCTTCGACGGGCTGGTCGACGCCCGCGAGCACCTGCTGCTCGGACTCGGCGACTGGCGCGCCGCGCTCGACCGGGCGGCCGACGGCGGAGACGCTCCCCTCGTGCGACCGCACAGCGAATGCCTGACCGGTGATGTCTTCGGCTCCGAGCGCTGCGACTGCGGCCCGCAGTTGCGTGAAGCCGTGGAGCGGATCGCGGCAGAAGGCGGCTTCCTGCTCTACCTCCGCCAGGAGGGACGCGGCATCGGCCTGTACGCCAAGCTCGACGCCTACGCACTGCAGGACGCCGGACTCGACACCTACGAGGCGAACGTCGCCCTCGGCCACGGCGAGGACGAGCGCGACTACACGGTCGCCGCACAGATGCTCCGCGCGGTCGGCACCGATGCGATCCGTCTGCTGAGCAACAACCCCGACAAGGCGGTGCAGCTCGAGGCGCTCGGCATCGAGGTCACCGAGCGGGTCCCCACGGAGGTGCACCTGTCGGAGTCGAACTCGCGCTACCTGCAGGCGAAGCGGGACCACACGGCACACACGCTCGACCTCTCCGCCGCATGA
- a CDS encoding MarR family winged helix-turn-helix transcriptional regulator, with protein sequence MTLQEGTMTAELRHPRRLDDSEMATWLPVIRFVQLLPQVLDRTLKDEVGLNHARYAILVTLAGQNDGAVTMTELAHIAGLSRSRLSHALDSLEERGWVSRTSCHSDKRTLSATLTPEGREMLRTAAPVHVDQVRDLVLDPLSPEERDQLSTILDKLLPGVTAAL encoded by the coding sequence ATGACACTCCAGGAGGGCACCATGACGGCGGAGCTGCGGCACCCGCGTCGCCTCGACGACAGCGAGATGGCGACCTGGCTCCCCGTCATCCGGTTCGTCCAGCTGCTGCCGCAGGTGCTCGACCGCACACTGAAGGACGAAGTGGGCCTGAACCACGCCCGCTACGCGATCCTGGTGACGCTCGCCGGACAGAACGACGGGGCGGTGACCATGACCGAGCTCGCCCACATCGCAGGATTGAGCCGATCACGCCTGAGCCATGCCCTCGATTCCCTCGAGGAGCGCGGCTGGGTCAGTCGCACCTCCTGCCATTCCGACAAGCGCACGCTCTCGGCGACGTTGACGCCGGAGGGCAGGGAGATGCTGCGCACCGCTGCGCCCGTGCACGTCGATCAGGTGCGTGACCTGGTGCTCGACCCGCTCAGCCCGGAAGAGCGCGACCAGCTCAGCACGATCCTCGACAAGCTGCTGCCCGGCGTGACCGCGGCGCTGTAG